The genomic segment GGTAAATTTACGGCTTGTCGTTATTTTTAAATATATTACCAATGGTAAATTATTCAGATCTAAGGATATTTTACGAGTATGAATACAGCATTTTCACCTATTTCCATTGGAAACTTAACTCTCCCCAATCGTTTTATTATGGGATCCATGCACCTCGGTGTGGAAGGAGAAACCGGAACTGCCGAAAGGATGGCCGCTTTTTATGGCAAACGGTTCGAAGGTGGAGTTTCCCTCATTGTTACCGGTGGGATCAGTGTGAATGAAGAGGGAAAAGGTTCTCGGACATTTTTTAACATCCAAAATCCAGAACATGCCAGTGAATTAAAACGTATGAACGAACTGCTTCTCGGCAAAGGGACAATGTGTGCCCAACTATTTCATGCAGGTCGGTATGCTGCTGATAGAAATTGTGTGGCTCCATCCGCAGTTCGTGCACCAATCAATCGTTATGTGCCAAAAGCTCTTACGGAAGATGAATGTTGGAAAACCATCGAAGACTTCGGACTGGCTGCAAAACTCGCAAAAGAATCTGGGTTTGGAGCTGTAGAAATTATGGGGAGTGAAGGTTATCTTTTAAATCAATTTTTCTCTCCTGTGACAAACCATAGAGATGATTATTTTGGTGGGGATGCAGAACGGAGGATGAACTTATCCATTGAGGTGCTTCGAGCCGTTAAAAAACAACTTCCCGAAGGTTTTCCTGTGATCTTTCGTATGTCAGGAATTGATCTGATCCCAGGAAACCCAAGTTTTGAAGAAGTGATTCGATTAGCACAAGTTTTGCGAGATGAAAAAGTATCGGCTTTAAATATTGGGATTGGTTGGCATGAATCAAGAATCCCGACTATTAGCCAATTAGTTCCCAGAGGGGCCTGGATCCCTATTGCCAGTCGTATCAAAGAGAACACACCAGGTGTTCCGATCATTGCTTCTAACCGAGTGAACGATCCTATCACGATGCAAAAAGTTTTTGATGAAAACAGAGCCGATATCATTTCAATGGCAAGGCCATTCCTTGCAGACGCATCCATTGTCAAAAAATTCCAAGAGGGAATGTCGAACCGAATCAACACTTGTGTGGCTTGTAACCAAGCTTGTCTTGATCATGCCTTCCAAGAAAAGTTTGTATCTTGTATTGTGAATCCAGAAGCGGTACATGAATTGGAATTTACAAAATCAAAAACAAAGGATCCAAAAAAAGTTCTCGTGATTGGAACGGGACCTGCGGGACTTGAAGCCGCGCGTGCGAGTGCGAGCCTTGGGCATAAAGTCACTCTGTTGGAAAAAGCAAATGTACTTGGTGGCCAATTCCAATTGGCATCCAACATCCCAGGTAAGTCAGAGTTTAAAGAAACCATTCGTTATTTTTCCAACGAACTTCCGGCCCTTGGTGTTGAGATCCGTTTGAATACCACGGCAACCTTAACATTGTTAGAAACAGAAAATCCAGATGTTACCATTTTTGCAAGCGGTGTGAAACCGCGTGAGTTTTCATTAAAAGGGCTAGAAAATCTTCCTTCGGGAAATTATACTGATTATCTCACAGGAAAATTCAAACCTGGAAAACGAGTGGCAGTGATTGGGGGAGGAGGGATTGGTGTGGACGTAGCACATAGATTGACGGAAGAAGAAGATCCTACTTTAAACTCCTATGATAAAAAATACAATATCAGTTCCTTTACCAATGCTGTGGTTCAAAAAGAAAAAGCACACCGAGATGTTGCCGTGTTTCGTAGGAATGGAAAACATGGAGCGGGTCTTGGGCCTACAACGTTTTGGGCACTCAAACAAGAGTTAGAGTCTGTGGGAGTTGAGTTCTATCATGGACTTACTTACAAAGAAGTAACAAAAGAGGGATTAAAAGTAGAACTAAAAAACGGAGAAGAATTTTTGTATCCTTGTGATTCTCTTGTTTTGTGTGTTGGTCAGGAAAAGGAACCTTCCGTTCTAGAAGAATTCCAAACCAAATACCCAAACAAACAAACCATCGTGATTGGTGGGGCGAAAGATCCAAGGAATATTGATGCCAAAAGAGCATTTTTAGAAGGTTTAGAAGCAGCACATAGCATTCATTAGGAGATAAATATGATCGCAAATAACTATTTTTCAGAAGACGAAGACTTACAGATAATTTTTAACCAACTTCTTGATTGGGATTCCATCATTAAGGAAACCGAAGGCGAAGGTTTTTTTGACCACCAAACATTTGTAAAAACAAATAATCCTCGATATGAAATGGCCCCTTCCACAAAAGAAGAAGCCATCGAATTATACACATCCAGTTTGGATGCGATGGGAGATTTTTTCGGAAACGATGTTTCCCAAAAATCCCAAACTATGGATCGTAATGAATTAAAGTATTCTAATGGAAAGGTGATTTTTCCAAAAGAAACCGTTGAGATCTACGAAAAATTTCGTAACACCGGCCTTATGGCGTATTCTCTTTCTAGGGAAGCAGGTGGGCTTGCTTTCCCTGCAACGGTAGGTGCCCTTTATGCCATGCTTATGGCAAGAGCCGATGTTGCATTTTGTATGACAACCACCTTACTCAACTTAGCACAAATTGTAGACCGGTTTGGAACTCCCGAACAAGTGGAAACCTATGCCACAAAGGCTGCGACTGGTGAATGTTTGTTTGCTATGTCTCTCACTGAACCTGATTACGGTTCGGATCTTAATAATGTCAGAACTTATGCAGTCAAACAAGAAGATGGAAGTTACCGTTTAACAGGA from the Leptospira perdikensis genome contains:
- a CDS encoding FAD-dependent oxidoreductase, with amino-acid sequence MNTAFSPISIGNLTLPNRFIMGSMHLGVEGETGTAERMAAFYGKRFEGGVSLIVTGGISVNEEGKGSRTFFNIQNPEHASELKRMNELLLGKGTMCAQLFHAGRYAADRNCVAPSAVRAPINRYVPKALTEDECWKTIEDFGLAAKLAKESGFGAVEIMGSEGYLLNQFFSPVTNHRDDYFGGDAERRMNLSIEVLRAVKKQLPEGFPVIFRMSGIDLIPGNPSFEEVIRLAQVLRDEKVSALNIGIGWHESRIPTISQLVPRGAWIPIASRIKENTPGVPIIASNRVNDPITMQKVFDENRADIISMARPFLADASIVKKFQEGMSNRINTCVACNQACLDHAFQEKFVSCIVNPEAVHELEFTKSKTKDPKKVLVIGTGPAGLEAARASASLGHKVTLLEKANVLGGQFQLASNIPGKSEFKETIRYFSNELPALGVEIRLNTTATLTLLETENPDVTIFASGVKPREFSLKGLENLPSGNYTDYLTGKFKPGKRVAVIGGGGIGVDVAHRLTEEEDPTLNSYDKKYNISSFTNAVVQKEKAHRDVAVFRRNGKHGAGLGPTTFWALKQELESVGVEFYHGLTYKEVTKEGLKVELKNGEEFLYPCDSLVLCVGQEKEPSVLEEFQTKYPNKQTIVIGGAKDPRNIDAKRAFLEGLEAAHSIH